A stretch of the Filimonas lacunae genome encodes the following:
- a CDS encoding flippase, whose product MSAIKKNIVYNTLLSLSQVLFPLITFPYASRILGPGGIGQVSFIDSLTQYFILFASVGIPLYGVREIAKVKSDVVKMSKLFSELIFLHLITTAVFVVAYIILFFVLKDKEVNVKLFYIGILTLLGNVFIIEWFYQAQEKFDFITKRTLLLRLVFVCLLFALVKSSNDVVIYYSLFFGLQLLNAIVNFTLSFKFHVRLMVSGLNLKQHIRPLLFLTACSVIGSVYVLLDNVILGMISNKESVGFYSSAIKITKVPISMINALGLVLVPQMSEAFHQKDYEKVKYFVANSFHYVLALGVPLCMGIALTAPWTVRLISGNSFLPSIALVYTMAPIVIFIALNCVFFFQIFTPDNKEKSMLVILVISAFISITMNLLLIPPFHHLGAAITTTATEFSVLLMSMFFAHKFYGITIQMSNFFKPLLASLLFIPIVYTVGHLHIAYGLQFIIAAAACGIAYYVIQRFVFKDVIIIKMEHFALNPFIKKFKRSVQ is encoded by the coding sequence ATGTCTGCAATTAAAAAAAATATTGTTTACAATACTCTTTTATCCTTATCTCAGGTTTTATTCCCTTTAATTACCTTTCCGTACGCTTCCAGAATTTTAGGTCCTGGTGGAATTGGCCAGGTTAGCTTTATTGATAGCCTTACCCAATATTTTATATTGTTTGCTTCTGTAGGTATTCCTTTGTATGGTGTCAGGGAGATTGCAAAAGTGAAGTCTGATGTTGTTAAAATGAGCAAGCTTTTCTCTGAGCTTATCTTTCTCCATTTGATTACCACTGCAGTATTTGTAGTTGCTTATATTATTTTATTCTTCGTACTTAAAGACAAAGAAGTCAATGTAAAACTGTTTTATATTGGCATACTTACTTTACTGGGAAACGTTTTTATTATTGAGTGGTTTTATCAGGCCCAGGAAAAATTTGATTTTATTACAAAGCGGACGCTATTACTGAGGCTGGTTTTTGTTTGTCTCTTGTTTGCACTGGTGAAATCCAGCAATGATGTTGTAATTTATTACTCGCTTTTCTTTGGCTTGCAGTTATTAAATGCGATTGTCAACTTTACTTTGTCTTTCAAGTTTCATGTCAGGTTAATGGTTTCGGGACTTAACCTGAAACAACATATTCGTCCTTTATTATTTCTGACGGCGTGTTCTGTTATAGGGAGTGTATATGTGTTACTGGATAATGTTATTTTAGGAATGATCAGCAATAAAGAGTCGGTAGGTTTTTATTCCTCTGCAATAAAAATCACCAAAGTGCCTATATCTATGATTAATGCATTAGGCTTAGTACTGGTGCCACAGATGTCAGAAGCATTTCATCAGAAAGATTATGAGAAGGTAAAGTATTTCGTTGCTAATTCCTTTCATTACGTGCTTGCATTAGGTGTGCCTTTATGTATGGGGATTGCCTTAACTGCACCATGGACAGTAAGGCTTATATCCGGAAATTCTTTCCTGCCGTCAATAGCCCTTGTGTATACCATGGCTCCTATTGTTATTTTTATAGCACTCAATTGTGTCTTCTTCTTCCAGATTTTCACTCCCGACAATAAGGAGAAAAGCATGTTGGTTATTTTGGTGATAAGTGCTTTTATTAGCATTACCATGAACTTGCTTTTAATTCCGCCTTTCCATCACCTGGGTGCAGCTATTACAACTACTGCAACAGAGTTTTCCGTTCTTTTAATGAGTATGTTTTTTGCGCATAAGTTTTACGGTATTACTATTCAAATGAGTAATTTTTTCAAGCCATTACTGGCGTCGCTGTTGTTTATACCTATAGTATATACTGTTGGGCATCTTCACATTGCTTACGGTTTACAATTTATAATAGCTGCTGCGGCTTGTGGAATTGCTTACTATGTAATTCAACGTTTTGTTTTTAAAGATGTTATCATTATAAAAATGGAGCATTTTGCGCTCAACCCGTTTATTAAGAAATTTAAAAGGTCCGTTCAGTAG